CAAGCTCAGTGACAACCTGCTGGCACGGCTGCCTCCTGGTGCTTTCAGGGCACTTGGCCAGCTCACCGAGCTCCACCTGGACGGCAaccagctggaggagctgccctcGGGcatcttctccaggctgggggCGCTGCGgcggctgcagctgcagcacaatgccctgggcagcctggcccCCGACATCTTCACGGGTCTCCTCAACCTCACTGTCCTCAGCCTGGAGGGCAACAACCTGGCCACCGTGCCTGCCCTGCTGTTCGCTGGCACCCCTGGCCTCCTCCACCTCTCACTGGCTCGCAACCGGCTGGAGACACTGCACCAGGAGCTCTTTGCCAACCTGTCAGTGCTGGAAACCCTAGAGCTCTCACACAATGCCATAGATCACCTGCCCACCGGGGCTTTCCAGGGTCTGGAAGGGCTGACAGAGCTCCAGCTGAGCCACAACAACCTCTCCAGCCTGCCGGCGGGGCTGCTGGCCGGGCTGCCCCTCCTCACGGCCCTGGTGCTGGACCACAACCGCCTGGCCCGCCTGCCCGCGGGGCTCTTCGATGCCAACGATGAGCTGGTGCGTGTGGGGCTGGCTGGCAACCCCTGGCTCTGCGACTGCCACCTCTCCTACCTCCTGCACTGGCTCCAGAGCTTTGCTGAGCCCCTCACCCACGGCCAAGCCTTCTGTGCCAACCCGGCTGCTCTCCAGGGCCGGTCCCTGCTGGAGGTTTCCCGCGGGCATCTCCAGTGCCCGGGAGCACACGGCGTGCCCCCGGAGGAGGGCTGGGACACAGATGCTCCGGGGCAGTGCACCTACAGCGACCCCGAGGGCACGGTGAGCGTGGCCTGCAATGCCACATCGTGCCAGGAGCTCAGCCTGCGCCTCCCTCCTCCCCGGCCGGAGCGGGGCCTGGGGGCGGCCTACCGGCGGGCCTGGCTGCTGCGCTCCCGCTGCGGCACGCTGCAGGTCAGCGTCCTTGtcacagcacagagagggagCGAGGTCACACCACCAGCTCCCCCCGCCGTGCCCTAAGGCCTGGGCAGGCGTTTGCTTCTGCTCTGGCAGCCTCTGGACCAGCCTGGGAAGCAAACAGCTCTCCGTCTTGCTCTGCTACCGCTGCCAtggtccccagctgtccccgaGCCCTCCACAACAGCTGGCCTGAGGCTATTTAACCTCTCAGCTATGTGTTTCCTGTGTATTtcaaatataattaaaatgtatCTATTATTTCTGTGTACTAGTTCCCATGGCAGAGAGAGGAATCATTCTGTTCCTCCCATCACTGTCCGCGTGTCTGGGAGAGACAGCAAAGGCCTATGTGGTGCATTGGGAtcttgccaggagctgcatgGTGGGGCATAGTGCAGGTGCCTGGGGGTGAGTAGGTGCCACTGGCATTCTCGCGGTGTGATCGtgtctgcctgctgcagccacctccCCTTGGCACTGCAGGGGGaagagagctgcagcctggcaaaAGCTGAGGGCATGGATTTGTGCTGTCCAAGGGAGGTGTGGGTGAGGGCTGCTGATTGCCCGGCAAGGGGCAtgagctgcctgcctgcagggtgagctccagcccaggtgagcacaggcaggtCCCACTCCTTCCATCTCAGGGCTTGGTgtacagccctgcagcctgaaCATGGAAAGTGGCAACTTTCACATAAACTTTGCTGGGAGGATGagtggaacagattgcccagtgAGGTCGTAGAGTCTCCTTCTCTGAATATACTAAAAAGCCAAGTGAACAGAGCTATGGGTACCCAGGGAACCCTACTTCAGCAGGGCGGTTGGACTAGATGGCTTCCactggtcccttccaacctctcCCATCTTGGGATTCTCACTCTGACCTGTGGAGACCTGGCACAAAGTCCCAGTAGTGCTGCCCAACCGGGGGTGACAGGTAAGGCGTGTGCTCCCCTGGGAGGGCGAGGTGGGTGTAGTAAGTGCAcaggtgtctgtgtgtgtgtccgtgtgAGTGTCCTTGTGTCTGTGCGTGTCAGGGCCGGCCTGTCCGTGTGTGTCTGCCCGTGCCCGCGGTGTCTGCGAGTGTCCCTGGGTGTCTGCGAGTGTCCCCGTGTCTGTCTGTCCGAGTCTGGCGGTGCTGCGGCACCATCTCGTGGCCATCGGGACCGGGCTCCGCAGGCAGAGCCGGCGGTGGGGAGCCCCGGTGGTGACATGGATGGATACGACGCTGGAAAAGGGTAAGGCTGTTAAAAATGTGCAgtagtttgttttaaaatttgccAAGAAAAATGCAATGAACCCCAGCAAGCAGAAGCTGATCTTTTATAGAAGTAGGTGAAAATGGAAGAAGTTTAAATGCAGTTGTTGCAATTACCCATTGGGAAGCAATGGATATCCTGGCAGTTTGCCTCAAAATGAGCATCCCACAGGATGCCCTGCACTAGCCAGGAGCACACAGCACTGGGGTCAGCAAggtggagctgtggggctgagcacagagccCGCGTGTTGTTGTATCTGTCGAGCCACAAATGTTTCACTGTTTATAAGCGTTAAAAAAATGGCTTCAGAACCGCACTTTTAGCTACATAAGGCAAATGCTGAGGAATGAAACAGCTGTCTGTTGTGTCGATGGAGGTGGTGTTTGTGAAACTGGTGAGTTATCCTGCTGGAGATACAGGACCACGGAGACCATGGCTGCAAACAGGCTGGCCTGGAGATCTTCAGCTTTCCCTGGATGTGACCAGTCGAGTGGTGCCAGCAGATAACGCCTGGGGAGTACGTGACTGCGTCGCCTCCGAGGGGTTTCTGCCGTGGCCTCTTGCACTGGGGGCACAGTTCCCT
The nucleotide sequence above comes from Ammospiza caudacuta isolate bAmmCau1 chromosome 11, bAmmCau1.pri, whole genome shotgun sequence. Encoded proteins:
- the CPN2 gene encoding carboxypeptidase N subunit 2, which gives rise to MPHLCRLLIYVLLGLGSLLVGALSPSCPPACQCYDTSKVFCSNERIREIPEGLPGSASHLFFVETALSSIRSGHLVSSTMLTKLVFINNNIQELQPGAFQGLPSLTELEVSGNPLPAVSPGTLAGLTSLSKLSLRANTIRTLQPGLFTASCRLQDLSLAGNRIEALPPGIFRPLRRLQALDLSQNALPELPDGLLAPLVALRVLKLSDNLLARLPPGAFRALGQLTELHLDGNQLEELPSGIFSRLGALRRLQLQHNALGSLAPDIFTGLLNLTVLSLEGNNLATVPALLFAGTPGLLHLSLARNRLETLHQELFANLSVLETLELSHNAIDHLPTGAFQGLEGLTELQLSHNNLSSLPAGLLAGLPLLTALVLDHNRLARLPAGLFDANDELVRVGLAGNPWLCDCHLSYLLHWLQSFAEPLTHGQAFCANPAALQGRSLLEVSRGHLQCPGAHGVPPEEGWDTDAPGQCTYSDPEGTVSVACNATSCQELSLRLPPPRPERGLGAAYRRAWLLRSRCGTLQVSVLVTAQRGSEVTPPAPPAVP